Proteins encoded by one window of Akkermansia muciniphila ATCC BAA-835:
- a CDS encoding pyridoxal-phosphate dependent enzyme, whose protein sequence is MSILSDRLSEEILQARQRVYTVGEPTPLQRLNLPGIKAPVYAKREDLGPIRAYKWRGAFNCMAALSQEARDKGIVAASAGNHAQGVALAARVLNCHATIFMPRSTPEVKQTEVRRHGGRHVKIMLHGDCYDETAAAAHEYTETHGCTFVHPYDDLVTMAGQGTLADEVVMSGEGPFDRAYVAIGGGGLAASVACWLKKFWPHIKVIGVEGIDQASMKTSIEQGRRVNLDYVDVFCDGTAVHIPGELTYPLCRELVDEFVTVTNNEVCQAIRAMWESSRVVPEPSGAMSLAGFLKQWNRGEVKPEEKSFVVISGANMDFTHLTQIARQAGIGNHETRYLRISMDSKRGQVLKYLRHIPQDTTLVDVQYGKTEGNTQHPVFGIAASDEDLDTIRTTLKKKGIEFEDISEDDDVRFRMIHYQPELCQHPLFVHIEFPERAGAFLDFMERIADLASLCYFNYTYTGERVGRALVGMEFDTAEDRETIRKRMGAFSKNIIRSIREISPEAFQRIMGSRQLTGNH, encoded by the coding sequence ATGAGCATACTTTCGGACCGTCTTTCCGAGGAAATACTGCAAGCCCGCCAGCGCGTCTATACCGTTGGCGAACCGACTCCTCTCCAGCGATTGAATCTGCCGGGCATCAAGGCCCCGGTATACGCCAAAAGGGAGGATCTGGGGCCCATCCGGGCTTATAAGTGGCGCGGAGCGTTTAATTGCATGGCCGCATTGAGCCAGGAAGCCCGTGACAAAGGCATTGTGGCGGCTTCCGCCGGCAATCATGCCCAGGGCGTGGCGCTGGCGGCCAGAGTGCTGAACTGCCATGCCACCATTTTCATGCCGCGCTCCACGCCGGAAGTGAAGCAGACGGAAGTGCGCCGCCACGGCGGCAGGCATGTGAAGATCATGCTCCATGGGGACTGCTATGACGAGACGGCCGCAGCCGCCCATGAATACACGGAAACCCACGGCTGCACTTTTGTCCATCCTTATGACGACCTGGTGACCATGGCCGGACAGGGAACGCTGGCGGACGAAGTGGTGATGAGCGGAGAAGGCCCTTTTGACCGCGCGTACGTCGCCATCGGCGGCGGCGGCCTGGCCGCATCCGTGGCGTGCTGGCTGAAAAAATTCTGGCCCCATATCAAGGTCATCGGCGTGGAAGGCATCGACCAGGCGTCCATGAAAACTTCCATTGAGCAGGGACGCCGGGTGAATCTGGATTACGTGGATGTCTTCTGCGACGGCACAGCCGTCCACATCCCCGGAGAATTAACCTATCCCCTTTGCCGGGAACTGGTTGACGAGTTCGTGACCGTGACCAATAATGAGGTCTGCCAGGCCATCCGGGCCATGTGGGAATCCTCCCGCGTCGTGCCGGAACCATCCGGAGCCATGAGCCTGGCAGGATTCCTGAAACAATGGAACCGGGGCGAAGTAAAGCCGGAGGAAAAGAGTTTCGTGGTCATTTCCGGAGCCAATATGGATTTCACCCACCTTACCCAGATTGCCCGGCAGGCGGGCATCGGCAACCATGAAACGCGCTATCTGCGCATTTCCATGGATTCCAAGCGCGGCCAGGTGCTTAAATACCTGCGCCACATTCCGCAGGATACGACGCTGGTGGATGTGCAATACGGCAAAACGGAGGGAAACACCCAGCACCCCGTGTTCGGCATTGCCGCTTCCGATGAAGACCTGGATACCATCCGCACGACACTGAAAAAGAAAGGAATCGAATTCGAAGACATCAGCGAGGACGACGACGTGCGCTTCCGCATGATTCACTACCAGCCGGAACTGTGTCAACACCCCCTGTTCGTCCACATTGAATTTCCGGAACGCGCCGGCGCCTTCCTTGACTTCATGGAACGCATCGCGGATCTGGCTTCCCTCTGTTATTTCAACTATACCTACACCGGGGAACGCGTAGGCCGCGCCCTGGTGGGCATGGAATTTGATACAGCGGAAGACCGGGAAACCATCCGGAAACGCATGGGCGCCTTTTCCAAAAACATTATCAGGTCCATTCGGGAAATTTCCCCCGAGGCTTTCCAGAGGATTATGGGAAGCAGACAGTTGACAGGCAATCATTGA
- a CDS encoding Maf family protein, whose amino-acid sequence MIPPVILASQSPRRRELLEKTGIPFSIIVRDTEELKEASMPPQELCLHNAAAKAEAVFREHPDSTVIGADTLVFLEGFPLGKPEDEEEARSMLRKLSGRTHHVCTAVAIRSPLGMKNLAVLTEVTFRELTEKDIRHYMELVDVMDKAGSYAFQEHGEMIISSVRGDTDNVIGLPVRDVMKCLNGLGYRA is encoded by the coding sequence ATGATTCCCCCCGTCATCCTGGCCTCCCAATCGCCCCGGCGGCGTGAATTACTGGAGAAAACCGGCATTCCTTTTTCCATTATTGTCCGGGACACGGAAGAACTGAAAGAGGCTTCCATGCCCCCGCAGGAACTCTGCCTGCACAATGCCGCCGCCAAGGCGGAAGCCGTGTTCCGGGAACATCCGGATTCCACCGTCATCGGCGCGGATACGCTCGTTTTTCTGGAAGGCTTCCCTCTTGGCAAGCCGGAAGATGAAGAAGAAGCCCGGTCCATGCTCCGGAAACTGTCCGGACGCACGCACCATGTCTGCACGGCGGTTGCCATCCGTTCCCCGCTGGGCATGAAAAACCTGGCCGTGCTGACGGAAGTAACGTTCCGGGAGCTGACGGAAAAAGACATCCGCCATTACATGGAACTGGTGGACGTGATGGACAAGGCCGGCTCTTACGCGTTCCAGGAACACGGGGAGATGATTATTTCCTCCGTGCGCGGGGATACGGACAACGTCATCGGACTGCCTGTCAGGGATGTGATGAAATGCCTGAACGGCCTGGGATACCGGGCTTGA
- the hflX gene encoding GTPase HflX: MFEIREKPEMVERAMLVSVYFDPSEAGEKQAMLDELEDLVSNLGIGIAGKHLIKSRDMHAKFLCGTGKAQEVKQLALDCRADCVVFDNMLSPSQQREWERLVDECVIDREEVILDIFARRARTREATLQVELARMQYSLPRMARMWNHLDRQGGGSGGGKGGGGAARGEGEKQIEVDRRLARARIEAIQRELVLVTRQRATQRKERERQAVATAAIVGYTNAGKSSLLSLVSGSEVMARDMLFATLDTTTRKIELPHGQPLLLTDTVGFIRNLPHRLVEAFKSTLEEAVLADFLIQVVDASDPEAVRHYETTLEVLNELGAGDKPMIVVLNKVDLVPEERRGALETLLAPHFSGRVVPMSVKEGNGEGDLLNACVEMLESRVRRARFLIPYTRSDLVAAMHSEGKVFSTEYVEEGTLLEAVLPVAFYNKLESFLADR; this comes from the coding sequence ATGTTTGAAATCCGCGAAAAACCGGAAATGGTGGAACGGGCCATGCTCGTTTCCGTTTACTTCGATCCCTCCGAGGCTGGGGAAAAACAGGCCATGCTGGATGAGCTGGAAGACCTTGTCTCCAATCTCGGCATCGGCATCGCAGGGAAGCACCTTATCAAGTCCAGGGACATGCACGCCAAATTCCTGTGCGGCACCGGAAAGGCGCAGGAAGTGAAACAGCTGGCGCTGGATTGCCGGGCGGATTGCGTTGTTTTTGACAATATGCTCTCCCCTTCCCAGCAGAGGGAATGGGAACGGCTTGTTGACGAATGCGTCATTGACCGTGAAGAGGTCATTCTGGACATCTTTGCCAGGCGCGCCCGGACACGGGAAGCCACCCTGCAGGTGGAACTGGCCCGCATGCAGTATTCCCTGCCGCGCATGGCCCGCATGTGGAACCACCTGGACCGCCAGGGCGGGGGCTCCGGCGGCGGCAAGGGAGGCGGCGGAGCCGCCAGGGGGGAAGGGGAAAAGCAGATTGAAGTGGACCGTCGTCTGGCGCGCGCCAGAATTGAGGCTATTCAAAGGGAACTGGTCCTGGTGACCCGTCAGCGTGCCACGCAGCGCAAGGAACGGGAGCGCCAGGCTGTCGCCACGGCCGCCATTGTAGGTTATACCAATGCCGGAAAATCCTCCCTCCTGTCCCTGGTGTCCGGGTCTGAAGTCATGGCCAGGGATATGCTTTTTGCCACGCTGGACACCACAACGCGGAAGATAGAGCTTCCCCATGGGCAGCCGCTGCTGCTGACGGATACCGTGGGCTTCATCCGCAACCTTCCGCACCGTCTGGTGGAAGCGTTCAAGTCCACGCTGGAGGAAGCCGTTCTGGCGGATTTCCTGATTCAGGTGGTGGACGCTTCCGATCCGGAAGCCGTGCGCCATTATGAAACGACTCTGGAGGTTCTCAATGAACTGGGTGCGGGTGACAAGCCCATGATCGTAGTTTTAAACAAGGTGGACCTGGTGCCGGAAGAACGGCGCGGGGCCCTGGAAACGCTGCTGGCGCCTCATTTCAGCGGCAGGGTGGTTCCCATGTCCGTGAAAGAAGGGAATGGTGAGGGAGACCTGCTGAATGCCTGCGTGGAAATGCTGGAAAGCCGTGTCCGGCGCGCCCGGTTCCTGATTCCCTATACCCGCAGCGACCTGGTGGCCGCCATGCATAGTGAAGGCAAGGTTTTCTCTACGGAATATGTAGAGGAAGGGACCTTGCTGGAAGCCGTGCTTCCTGTGGCCTTTTACAATAAACTGGAGTCATTCCTGGCAGACAGGTAA
- a CDS encoding serine/threonine-protein kinase yields the protein MIPQQENIVNCPACGQPMDVSLLPPYANAICPGCQALTRVKTRMGPYRITGKLGKGGMSVVFRAEDAVLGREVALKVLNDTYAGDALRCERFEREARIMARVSHENLVQLYAVGRDQGLFYIAMELVEGNGLDALIAAEERVPEDRVLRLTLDIVRGLDAAWNAGLMHRDIKPANVLLSPDGAAKIVDFGLSLLHSESDMEREIWVTPYYAAPETLLRGEEDFRTDMYALGATMYHLLAGAPPRVDASQSSDILLENKKNLPRLEQVVNDVSPMTCFIVDRLMAFDKEDRFSSYPELMDAVAQAQEEYARAMQESGLTWAERRAVEARRARRRKCRIIVASSIAFIVALALGVWGWTKWREEGAPAPATPPSPISPAAEAALEDRGAAESRLERSIRFGKLFNEAQESLNRGDLVKAAAMFGDLAAQPDCPLSTSLWAGLNQVLCMWVRGQFPEGVERLEELGRKMEACGDPEELERSRDIGNLVMYLSSADWSSRMPGLRSNSDLAVHYYVGMALKSWYFAGRWTEYGGFLDRVAADAADDRDRNVRELASAWLSNLERYTDQYARLKRLQDMPEKTVAEVEAKRSAADFLRGQMVSGEVPSMSPAYAALEGILDHLRMQYQAARDWEAAEAVKASERKKAEERQKKLEEEKRREILLAAQSRSYEDVCREGEGIMKETGDYEKVSTVYGEAEKVISSPAVKARLAMRREMTDQMLPLFSRMERLLPALLEKKPGKTLVLRDGSRVRLKGMKGHLLTVEPQDSREGSGAYQVSWNELPFNSLHALARECRQKQPAEFSSLADTYSKPLLIFGRLTGTISATQQEKALLQMDRSFIEKWNLWMNSLEAEEGLPGDDGKSS from the coding sequence ATGATTCCCCAGCAAGAAAACATCGTCAATTGCCCGGCGTGCGGACAGCCCATGGATGTTTCCCTGCTGCCTCCGTACGCCAACGCCATTTGCCCGGGCTGCCAGGCGCTGACGCGTGTAAAAACGCGCATGGGGCCTTATCGTATTACCGGAAAACTGGGAAAAGGCGGCATGAGCGTGGTGTTCCGGGCGGAGGATGCCGTTCTGGGGCGGGAAGTGGCCCTGAAAGTGCTGAATGATACTTATGCCGGGGATGCCCTGCGCTGCGAACGTTTTGAACGGGAGGCCCGGATCATGGCGCGGGTTTCCCATGAAAACCTGGTGCAGCTTTATGCCGTCGGACGTGACCAGGGCCTTTTTTACATTGCCATGGAGCTGGTGGAGGGCAATGGCCTGGATGCCCTGATTGCTGCGGAGGAACGTGTGCCGGAAGACAGGGTGCTGCGCCTGACGCTGGATATCGTGCGCGGGCTGGACGCCGCATGGAATGCGGGCCTCATGCACAGGGATATCAAGCCCGCCAACGTTCTTTTGTCCCCCGACGGAGCCGCCAAAATCGTGGATTTCGGCCTGTCCCTGCTTCATAGTGAATCCGACATGGAGCGGGAAATATGGGTTACTCCTTATTACGCCGCGCCGGAAACGCTGTTGCGAGGAGAGGAGGACTTCCGTACGGACATGTACGCTTTGGGTGCTACCATGTACCATTTGCTGGCAGGTGCGCCTCCCCGTGTGGACGCTTCCCAGTCTTCCGATATTCTTCTGGAGAACAAGAAAAATCTCCCTCGCCTGGAGCAGGTGGTGAACGACGTTTCCCCAATGACCTGTTTCATTGTGGACAGGCTGATGGCTTTTGATAAGGAAGACAGGTTCTCTTCCTATCCCGAATTGATGGATGCCGTGGCACAGGCGCAGGAGGAATACGCCCGGGCCATGCAGGAATCCGGTCTCACCTGGGCGGAACGGCGCGCGGTGGAGGCCCGGCGCGCACGGCGCAGGAAATGCCGCATCATCGTTGCCTCCTCCATTGCTTTCATAGTGGCGCTGGCGTTGGGCGTTTGGGGATGGACGAAATGGCGGGAGGAGGGAGCTCCTGCTCCCGCAACTCCGCCTTCGCCCATTTCTCCTGCGGCGGAAGCAGCCCTGGAAGACAGGGGGGCGGCGGAATCGCGGCTGGAGCGCAGCATCCGCTTCGGCAAACTGTTTAACGAAGCCCAGGAATCCCTGAACCGGGGGGATCTGGTGAAAGCCGCCGCCATGTTCGGCGATTTGGCGGCTCAGCCGGACTGCCCCCTGTCCACATCCCTTTGGGCCGGTTTGAACCAGGTTCTGTGCATGTGGGTGCGCGGTCAGTTCCCGGAAGGGGTGGAGCGTCTGGAAGAACTGGGCAGAAAAATGGAAGCCTGCGGGGACCCTGAGGAACTGGAACGTTCCAGGGATATTGGCAACCTGGTCATGTACCTGAGCTCCGCGGACTGGTCTTCCCGGATGCCGGGGCTGCGCTCCAATTCTGACCTGGCCGTGCATTATTATGTGGGCATGGCGCTGAAATCCTGGTACTTTGCCGGGAGATGGACGGAATACGGCGGCTTTCTGGACCGGGTGGCCGCTGATGCGGCGGATGACCGGGACAGGAACGTCCGTGAGCTGGCTTCCGCGTGGCTCAGCAACCTGGAGAGGTATACGGACCAGTACGCGCGCTTGAAACGTCTTCAGGACATGCCGGAAAAAACGGTGGCTGAAGTAGAGGCCAAACGGTCCGCGGCGGATTTCCTGCGGGGACAGATGGTCAGCGGGGAAGTTCCTTCCATGTCTCCGGCTTATGCCGCGCTGGAAGGAATACTGGATCATTTGAGGATGCAGTACCAGGCTGCGCGGGACTGGGAGGCTGCGGAAGCCGTGAAGGCGTCTGAAAGGAAAAAGGCGGAAGAGAGGCAAAAAAAACTGGAGGAGGAAAAGAGGAGGGAAATTCTGCTGGCCGCCCAATCCAGAAGTTATGAAGACGTCTGCCGGGAAGGGGAGGGCATCATGAAGGAAACCGGTGATTATGAGAAAGTTTCCACTGTTTATGGAGAGGCGGAAAAAGTCATTTCCTCTCCTGCGGTGAAAGCCCGCCTGGCCATGCGCCGGGAAATGACGGACCAGATGCTTCCGTTGTTCTCCCGCATGGAGAGACTTTTGCCCGCACTGCTGGAAAAGAAACCGGGGAAAACTCTGGTGCTCAGAGATGGCTCCAGGGTGCGCCTGAAAGGAATGAAGGGGCATCTGCTGACCGTGGAGCCTCAGGACAGCCGGGAAGGAAGCGGTGCGTACCAGGTCAGTTGGAACGAGCTTCCGTTCAACTCCCTGCATGCTCTGGCGCGGGAATGCCGCCAGAAGCAGCCTGCGGAATTTTCTTCCCTGGCGGATACGTATTCCAAGCCTTTGCTTATTTTTGGCAGGCTGACGGGAACCATTTCCGCCACACAGCAGGAAAAAGCATTGCTTCAGATGGACCGCTCTTTCATTGAAAAATGGAATTTATGGATGAACAGTCTGGAGGCGGAGGAAGGGCTGCCGGGAGACGATGGAAAATCAAGTTGA
- a CDS encoding ROK family protein yields MNIQPKITPVLDPGFVPAVLWNQAFEAKAAADPASHQVDIALTRNDGTCFRWSGKLLPHTGENIALNETYVERIVKFLLWQKGGNIILVAGDDAIADMLASRYCKGGIREFDWDFIGKKIYGSPIEVKKVSVEELPEEYSGSMTLGRNLDGCRIGFDLGGSDRKCAAVVNGEVVYSEEVVWDPYFQKDPQYHIDGIQDSLERAAAHLPRVDAIGGSSAGVIINSEVRTSSLFRGVSQEDIEKTLGKVFRTLQKEKWNNIPFEVVNDGEVTALAGAMGMNDNAVLGVAMGTSEAAGYVDPEGHIKPWLNELAFAPVDYSEEGGVDEWSKDMGVGALYFSQQAVARLAPRAGFQFEGMPFPEQLKKVQAAMAEGDERARKIYETIGVHFGYAIAHYARFYDIRNLLFLGRVASGDGGQIIIDKAEEVLRTEFPELKIQLRVPDEKTKRHGQAVAAASLPALS; encoded by the coding sequence ATGAATATTCAACCCAAAATCACGCCTGTGCTGGACCCCGGCTTCGTGCCGGCCGTTCTTTGGAATCAAGCTTTTGAGGCCAAAGCCGCCGCCGATCCCGCTTCTCATCAAGTGGATATCGCTCTGACCCGCAATGACGGGACCTGTTTCCGCTGGTCCGGCAAGCTTCTTCCCCATACCGGAGAAAACATTGCCCTGAATGAGACCTATGTGGAGCGCATTGTGAAATTCCTGCTGTGGCAGAAGGGCGGCAATATCATCCTCGTCGCCGGGGATGACGCTATTGCGGACATGCTGGCCTCCCGCTATTGCAAAGGCGGTATCCGCGAATTCGACTGGGATTTCATCGGCAAGAAGATTTACGGCTCCCCGATTGAAGTGAAAAAGGTTTCCGTGGAAGAACTTCCCGAGGAATACTCCGGCTCCATGACACTGGGCCGCAACCTGGACGGCTGCCGCATTGGTTTTGACCTGGGCGGTTCCGACCGCAAATGCGCCGCCGTGGTGAATGGGGAAGTGGTTTATTCCGAGGAAGTGGTCTGGGACCCTTACTTCCAGAAGGACCCCCAGTATCACATTGACGGAATTCAGGATTCTCTGGAACGCGCCGCCGCTCATCTCCCCCGGGTGGACGCCATCGGCGGATCCTCCGCCGGCGTGATCATCAACAGTGAAGTACGCACTTCCTCCCTGTTCCGCGGCGTCAGCCAGGAAGACATTGAAAAGACTCTCGGCAAGGTATTCCGCACCCTCCAGAAGGAAAAATGGAACAACATTCCCTTTGAAGTGGTGAATGACGGTGAAGTCACCGCCCTCGCAGGGGCCATGGGCATGAACGATAACGCCGTGCTCGGCGTGGCCATGGGCACCTCCGAGGCCGCCGGCTACGTGGATCCGGAAGGCCACATCAAGCCCTGGCTGAATGAACTGGCGTTCGCCCCTGTGGACTACTCGGAGGAAGGCGGAGTGGACGAATGGTCCAAGGATATGGGCGTAGGCGCCCTTTACTTCTCCCAGCAGGCTGTGGCCCGCCTGGCCCCCCGCGCCGGTTTCCAGTTTGAAGGAATGCCCTTCCCGGAACAGCTTAAAAAGGTTCAGGCCGCCATGGCGGAAGGCGACGAACGCGCCCGCAAGATTTATGAAACCATCGGCGTGCACTTCGGCTATGCCATTGCCCATTACGCCAGGTTCTATGATATCCGCAACCTGCTCTTCCTGGGCCGTGTGGCTTCCGGAGACGGCGGCCAGATCATCATTGACAAGGCGGAAGAAGTGCTGCGCACCGAATTCCCCGAGCTGAAGATCCAGCTCCGCGTGCCGGATGAAAAGACCAAGCGCCACGGACAGGCCGTAGCTGCCGCTTCCCTTCCGGCTCTCTCCTGA
- a CDS encoding CPBP family intramembrane glutamic endopeptidase: protein MNELTDQLITLFSSILITVMFLAVAVNIFRRNHAPDTRHPLKWRIPVGHLDMLDIAMCGIIVLYFSLGALLAAATPPGASAPPSTTNMELDSYKVFNGTCLNLILAFVLLVRMFHTGRMEALGLKKHSLKVLLYAPAAGYLLVLAIHFLLDKAGLFQWIEHATNAPAEQSIVSVLRHSSDIPLITVICFSAAIAAPLVEELIFRGYLYPIMKKYTGVWFALITTSLLFGIIHVSLVPFIPLAIFGAVLVLLYEYTGSIWTPIIAHCIFNTATLINILYPGILLPYGT, encoded by the coding sequence ATGAATGAATTAACGGACCAGCTCATTACCCTGTTCTCTTCCATCCTGATTACCGTCATGTTCCTCGCCGTGGCGGTAAACATATTCCGCCGGAATCATGCGCCTGATACCCGGCATCCGCTGAAATGGCGTATTCCCGTAGGCCATCTGGACATGCTGGACATCGCCATGTGCGGCATCATTGTGCTTTACTTCAGCCTGGGGGCCCTGTTGGCGGCAGCCACGCCTCCGGGGGCTTCCGCTCCGCCCAGCACAACCAACATGGAGCTGGACAGCTACAAGGTTTTCAACGGAACCTGCCTGAATCTCATTCTGGCCTTCGTCCTGCTGGTGCGCATGTTCCATACGGGCCGGATGGAGGCGCTGGGATTGAAAAAACATTCCCTGAAGGTCCTCCTCTACGCTCCGGCGGCAGGTTATCTGCTGGTGCTGGCCATCCACTTCCTGCTGGACAAGGCGGGCCTGTTCCAGTGGATTGAACACGCCACCAACGCCCCGGCCGAACAATCCATTGTTTCCGTGCTGAGGCACTCCAGCGACATTCCCCTGATCACGGTTATCTGCTTCAGCGCCGCCATCGCCGCCCCTCTGGTGGAGGAACTTATTTTCCGCGGTTATCTGTACCCGATCATGAAAAAATACACGGGCGTCTGGTTTGCCCTGATCACCACCTCCCTCCTCTTCGGCATCATCCACGTCAGCCTGGTTCCGTTCATCCCCCTGGCAATCTTCGGAGCCGTACTGGTGCTGCTGTACGAATACACGGGCAGCATCTGGACGCCCATCATCGCCCATTGCATTTTCAACACCGCCACTCTCATCAACATTCTGTATCCCGGCATCCTTCTTCCGTATGGAACCTGA
- a CDS encoding thiamine-phosphate kinase, with product MEPEPSIRQMGEDALVARLLPLMPSNPSLETGPGDDCAIIRGSGNRQLLLKTDCVVEGMHFLPGTDPELIGRKALARAVSDIGAMGGTPLHALVTLFVHADRPISQVEGIYRGMGRLARQFGISIAGGESSGLPADGLIINVALTGEVEAGKAVLRSTARAGDLIAVTGTLGGSFPTGHHLSFTPRVREGGILAASGVATSMMDLSDGLGTDLPRLAAASGLGFRIHEELLPVRPGFTAAQAVGDGEDYELLVTFRPGDRERAARLAAEHFPETPLTVIGEMTAETASALPPGYRHFS from the coding sequence ATGGAACCTGAGCCCAGCATCCGGCAGATGGGAGAGGATGCGCTGGTAGCCCGCCTCCTTCCCCTGATGCCTTCCAATCCGTCCCTGGAGACGGGGCCGGGAGACGATTGCGCCATAATCCGGGGGTCAGGAAACCGTCAGCTGCTCCTGAAAACGGACTGCGTGGTGGAAGGCATGCATTTCCTGCCCGGAACGGACCCGGAACTGATCGGGAGGAAGGCGCTGGCACGGGCCGTTTCAGACATAGGGGCCATGGGCGGCACGCCCCTTCACGCACTGGTGACCCTGTTCGTGCACGCAGACCGCCCCATCTCCCAAGTGGAAGGAATTTACCGCGGCATGGGGCGGCTGGCACGGCAGTTCGGCATCAGCATCGCCGGGGGGGAAAGCTCCGGCCTGCCCGCGGACGGGCTCATCATCAACGTGGCGCTGACCGGAGAAGTGGAGGCAGGCAAAGCCGTACTGCGCAGCACGGCGCGGGCGGGGGATCTGATTGCCGTAACGGGAACGCTCGGCGGCAGCTTCCCCACCGGCCACCATCTTTCCTTCACGCCGCGTGTCAGGGAAGGAGGCATCCTGGCCGCCTCCGGCGTAGCCACCTCCATGATGGATCTTTCCGACGGGCTGGGAACCGACCTCCCCCGGCTGGCGGCCGCCTCCGGGCTTGGGTTCCGTATTCATGAAGAGCTTCTTCCCGTGCGCCCGGGGTTTACTGCGGCCCAGGCTGTAGGGGATGGGGAGGATTACGAATTGCTGGTGACCTTCCGTCCCGGCGACCGAGAACGGGCGGCACGACTGGCCGCGGAGCATTTTCCGGAAACGCCTCTCACCGTCATCGGGGAAATGACTGCGGAAACGGCCTCCGCCCTTCCCCCAGGTTACAGGCACTTCAGCTAG